From Bacillus pumilus, one genomic window encodes:
- a CDS encoding GapA-binding peptide SR1P, translating to MGTIICQDCNETIDQFENEKVTTLYGTCGHCHCCDEASE from the coding sequence GTGGGTACAATTATTTGTCAAGATTGCAATGAAACCATTGATCAATTTGAAAATGAAAAAGTGACAACGCTATACGGAACGTGTGGTCACTGTCATTGCTGTGATGAAGCCTCTGAATAA
- a CDS encoding aminotransferase class I/II-fold pyridoxal phosphate-dependent enzyme, giving the protein MSQHDTPLYTGLKKHAATNPVQFHIPGHKKGAGMDPEFRAFIGDNALSIDLINIEPLDDLHSPRGMIKEAQELAAEAFGADHTFFSIQGTSGAIMTMVMTVCGPGDKIIIPRNVHKSIMSAIVFSGAVPVFIHPEIDKELGISHGITPESAKKALTEHPDAKGLLVINPTYFGVSADLKSIVDIAHSFHVPVLVDEAHGVHIHFHDELPLSAMQAGADMAATSVHKLGGSLTQSSILNMKEGLVSKDRVQSILSMLTTTSTSYLLLASLDVARKRLATEGKALADEAIRLAESARNRLNQIDGITCIGKEILASASTYDYDPTKLIISIKDLGLNGHDVEKWLRESYRIEVELSDLYNILCIVTPGDSDETIDTLITAMKEIAATSTSESDTQAVTEVLLPEIPSLAMTPRDAFYATTEVVPFKEAAGRIIAEFVMVYPPGIPIFIPGEIITEENISYIFKNIEIGLPVQGPEDSTLEMIRVIKEQKPIL; this is encoded by the coding sequence TTGTCACAACATGATACACCCTTATACACTGGACTAAAAAAGCATGCAGCAACCAATCCAGTCCAATTTCACATTCCAGGCCATAAAAAAGGAGCCGGAATGGACCCTGAATTTAGAGCATTCATTGGCGACAATGCATTAAGCATTGATCTCATTAATATAGAACCTCTTGATGATTTACATTCACCTCGAGGGATGATAAAAGAAGCACAGGAGCTCGCTGCTGAAGCATTCGGTGCTGACCATACATTCTTCTCCATTCAAGGAACAAGCGGCGCCATCATGACAATGGTGATGACCGTATGCGGACCTGGAGATAAAATCATCATTCCGCGCAACGTCCATAAATCGATTATGTCCGCCATTGTATTTTCTGGCGCAGTTCCTGTTTTTATTCACCCAGAAATAGACAAAGAGCTTGGCATCTCTCACGGCATTACACCAGAATCAGCGAAAAAGGCGCTCACGGAGCACCCAGATGCAAAAGGTCTGCTTGTGATTAATCCGACGTATTTTGGGGTTTCAGCAGACTTAAAATCGATTGTAGACATTGCCCATTCATTTCATGTGCCTGTCCTTGTCGATGAAGCACACGGCGTGCATATTCATTTTCACGATGAGCTTCCACTATCTGCGATGCAGGCAGGTGCCGACATGGCAGCAACAAGTGTCCATAAACTCGGCGGTTCCCTTACCCAGAGCTCTATTTTAAATATGAAGGAAGGGCTTGTCTCAAAAGATCGCGTACAATCGATTTTGAGCATGCTGACGACAACGTCTACTTCTTATTTGCTCTTGGCGTCACTTGATGTCGCTCGAAAGCGATTAGCCACTGAAGGAAAGGCACTTGCAGATGAAGCCATCCGTTTGGCTGAATCAGCGAGAAACCGTTTGAACCAAATTGATGGCATTACGTGTATTGGCAAGGAAATACTCGCTTCAGCTTCTACGTACGATTATGACCCAACGAAATTAATTATCTCAATTAAAGACCTTGGGCTAAATGGCCATGATGTCGAAAAATGGCTGAGAGAAAGCTACCGGATTGAAGTGGAGCTCTCTGACCTTTACAACATTTTATGTATTGTGACCCCTGGTGATTCTGATGAAACAATCGATACGCTTATAACGGCTATGAAGGAAATTGCCGCAACCTCTACAAGTGAGAGCGACACACAAGCGGTCACAGAAGTCCTGCTGCCTGAGATTCCATCGCTTGCCATGACGCCGCGTGACGCCTTTTACGCCACAACAGAAGTGGTTCCGTTTAAAGAAGCAGCGGGCCGCATCATCGCAGAGTTTGTTATGGTGTACCCGCCAGGCATTCCTATTTTTATACCAGGAGAAATTATCACAGAAGAAAATATCTCATATATCTTTAAAAACATTGAAATTGGTCTCCCTGTCCAAGGACCAGAAGATTCAACGCTTGAAATGATCCGCGTGATTAAAGAACAAAAACCAATTTTATAA
- a CDS encoding UPF0223 family protein → MEYQYPMDVDWTTEEKIAVISFFQAVEKAYEKGIAKQELLDTYKRFKEVVPSKAEEKTHCAAFEKESGYSPYRTVKSAREAEETAIIRM, encoded by the coding sequence ATGGAATATCAATATCCAATGGATGTCGACTGGACGACAGAGGAAAAGATTGCCGTTATTTCGTTTTTTCAAGCTGTTGAAAAAGCCTATGAAAAAGGAATTGCGAAGCAGGAGTTATTAGATACTTATAAACGATTTAAAGAGGTTGTGCCATCAAAAGCAGAGGAAAAGACGCATTGTGCAGCGTTTGAAAAGGAAAGCGGGTATTCTCCTTATCGTACAGTGAAATCTGCAAGAGAGGCAGAAGAGACAGCCATTATACGTATGTAA
- a CDS encoding DUF1054 domain-containing protein produces MSEMRFRDEDFETFTVDGLDERMTVLKERVRPKLEALGEHFAPLLSSITGDEMFVHVAKHARRSVNPPNDTWVAFANSKRGYKKLPHFQIGLWKTHVFVWFALIYESPVKGEYGQLFEKELDTIQKKIPQDFVWSKDHMKPDVMRHSELDAEQLKTLFERVQTVKKAELLCGIQLPREEVVQMNNEEFLSKIEDAFRTLTYLYRFTQKESV; encoded by the coding sequence ATGAGTGAAATGCGTTTTAGAGATGAAGATTTTGAGACATTTACAGTTGACGGTTTAGATGAACGAATGACCGTATTAAAAGAAAGAGTCCGTCCAAAGCTTGAGGCACTTGGTGAACACTTTGCACCACTTCTTTCTTCTATTACAGGAGACGAAATGTTTGTACATGTCGCAAAGCATGCTAGAAGATCAGTCAATCCGCCAAATGATACGTGGGTTGCTTTTGCAAACAGCAAGCGTGGGTATAAAAAACTCCCTCATTTTCAAATTGGGCTTTGGAAAACACATGTCTTTGTATGGTTTGCGCTCATTTATGAATCTCCTGTGAAAGGCGAGTATGGTCAGCTGTTCGAAAAAGAACTAGATACCATTCAGAAGAAAATACCACAAGATTTTGTTTGGTCTAAAGATCATATGAAACCAGATGTCATGCGTCACAGCGAGCTTGATGCAGAACAGCTGAAAACGCTGTTTGAACGTGTCCAAACGGTGAAAAAAGCTGAGCTCCTTTGCGGCATTCAGCTGCCTAGAGAAGAAGTCGTTCAAATGAATAATGAAGAATTCTTATCAAAAATCGAAGATGCCTTCCGCACGTTGACTTATCTATACCGCTTTACACAAAAAGAATCTGTATAA
- a CDS encoding inositol monophosphatase family protein — protein sequence MTNWVEIDRLAKLWVKEAGSRIKASMQEGLSIETKSNPNDLVTNIDKETERFFIEKIQSTFSDHHILGEEGQGEEVTSLDGIVWIIDPIDGTMNFVHQKRNFAISIGIFENGIGKIGLIYDVIHDELYHAVKGEGAYMNDTLLPPLKDVAIDKAIVGINPTWAIESPYFDAKPFARLVRDVRGTRTIGSAALELAYIASGRSDAYVTLRLAPWDYAAGCVLLDEVGAVYSNIHGERLTFLEKNSIVAGNRSVCEKILHDYIKRSENKK from the coding sequence ATGACAAACTGGGTGGAAATTGACCGTCTTGCAAAGCTTTGGGTAAAAGAAGCAGGAAGCCGTATTAAAGCGTCCATGCAGGAAGGTCTATCAATTGAAACAAAATCAAATCCAAATGATCTTGTCACTAATATCGATAAAGAAACAGAACGTTTTTTCATTGAAAAGATACAATCGACATTTTCAGATCATCACATTTTAGGAGAAGAGGGACAAGGGGAAGAGGTGACCTCACTGGATGGGATCGTGTGGATCATTGATCCAATCGATGGCACAATGAACTTTGTCCATCAAAAACGCAACTTTGCCATTTCCATCGGGATATTTGAAAATGGCATAGGGAAAATCGGTCTCATTTATGACGTCATTCATGACGAGCTTTACCATGCGGTCAAAGGGGAAGGGGCCTATATGAATGATACCCTGCTTCCGCCATTAAAAGATGTAGCGATTGATAAAGCCATTGTCGGCATTAACCCGACCTGGGCGATCGAAAGCCCTTATTTTGATGCTAAACCGTTTGCCCGTCTCGTGCGTGATGTGAGAGGGACGAGAACGATTGGATCAGCTGCCCTTGAGCTCGCTTATATCGCAAGCGGCAGAAGTGACGCATACGTCACGTTAAGGCTTGCGCCATGGGATTATGCAGCAGGCTGTGTGCTTCTAGATGAAGTAGGGGCAGTCTACTCAAATATACACGGAGAACGCCTAACGTTTCTAGAGAAAAACAGCATCGTCGCCGGAAATCGATCCGTTTGTGAAAAGATCTTGCACGATTACATAAAACGCAGTGAAAATAAAAAATAA
- a CDS encoding DUF5325 family protein, with translation MKQIKWLLLLCALLAVVSMAFIGVSLAEKNVLGICLSIMFAMIFMGTGFTLKRKLNVQS, from the coding sequence ATGAAACAAATCAAATGGCTTCTATTATTATGTGCATTACTTGCAGTTGTCAGTATGGCGTTTATTGGGGTATCTCTTGCAGAAAAAAACGTGCTGGGTATTTGTCTAAGTATTATGTTCGCCATGATTTTCATGGGTACAGGATTTACATTAAAAAGAAAATTAAACGTGCAATCATAA
- the typA gene encoding translational GTPase TypA, with protein MKLRKDLRNIAIIAHVDHGKTTLVDQLLHQAGTFRANENIAERAMDSNDLERERGITILAKNTAIHYKDTRINILDTPGHADFGGEVERIMKMVDGVLLVVDAYEGCMPQTRFVLKKALEQNLTPIVVVNKIDRDFARPAEVVDEVIDLFIELDATEEQLEFPVVYASAINGTASNDASKQDENMESLFEAIVNHIPCPVDNHEEPLQFQVALLDYNDYVGRIGIGRVFRGTMQVGQQVALMKVDGSVKQFRVTKIFGFQGLKRVEINEAKAGDLVAVSGMEDINVGETVCPVEHQEALPILRIDEPTLQMTFVVNNSPFAGREGKYVTSRKIEERLEQQLQTDVSLRVDPTDSPDAWVVSGRGELHLSILIENMRREGFELQVSKPEVIVKEVDGVRCEPVERVQIDVPEEHTGSIMESMGARKGEMIDMINNGNGQVRLIFTVPSRGLIGYTTEFLSLTRGFGILNHTFDSYQPMQSGQVGGRRQGVLVSMETGKATAYGIQGVEERGVIFVEPGTEVYQGMIVGEHNRENDLVVNVSRMKQQTNVRSATKDQTVSMKKPRIMSLEESLEYLNEDEYCEVTPESIRLRKKILDKNEREKAAKKKKLAGLS; from the coding sequence GTGAAACTTCGAAAAGATCTTCGCAACATCGCAATTATTGCCCACGTTGACCATGGTAAAACGACGCTTGTTGACCAATTGCTCCATCAAGCTGGTACTTTCCGTGCGAATGAAAATATCGCTGAGAGAGCCATGGATTCAAATGATTTAGAGCGAGAGCGCGGTATTACGATTTTAGCTAAAAATACTGCGATCCATTATAAAGATACACGCATTAATATTTTAGATACACCAGGACACGCCGATTTCGGTGGTGAAGTTGAGCGTATCATGAAAATGGTAGATGGTGTACTTCTCGTTGTGGATGCTTATGAAGGCTGTATGCCTCAAACACGCTTTGTGCTGAAAAAAGCACTTGAGCAAAACTTAACACCAATCGTTGTTGTCAACAAAATTGACCGCGACTTTGCTCGTCCGGCTGAAGTAGTCGATGAAGTAATTGACTTGTTCATTGAATTGGATGCAACAGAAGAACAGCTTGAATTCCCAGTTGTCTATGCATCAGCAATCAATGGTACAGCAAGTAACGATGCGAGCAAGCAAGATGAAAACATGGAATCTTTGTTTGAAGCCATTGTGAACCATATCCCTTGCCCAGTTGATAACCATGAAGAGCCGCTTCAATTCCAAGTGGCACTACTTGATTACAATGATTATGTTGGAAGAATCGGGATCGGCCGTGTATTCAGAGGAACAATGCAAGTAGGACAGCAAGTGGCCTTAATGAAAGTTGACGGCAGTGTGAAACAATTCCGTGTGACAAAGATTTTTGGTTTCCAAGGGTTAAAACGAGTGGAAATCAACGAAGCGAAAGCAGGAGATCTTGTTGCTGTATCGGGAATGGAAGACATCAACGTAGGTGAAACGGTTTGTCCGGTAGAACACCAAGAGGCCCTGCCAATCCTTCGTATTGATGAGCCGACACTTCAAATGACGTTTGTTGTAAACAACAGCCCATTTGCAGGCCGTGAAGGAAAATACGTGACATCACGTAAAATTGAAGAGCGCTTAGAGCAGCAGCTTCAAACAGACGTCAGTCTTCGTGTGGATCCAACTGATTCACCTGATGCTTGGGTTGTATCTGGACGCGGAGAGCTTCACTTATCCATTCTTATTGAGAATATGAGACGTGAAGGATTTGAATTACAAGTATCGAAGCCAGAAGTTATTGTAAAAGAAGTTGATGGTGTTCGATGTGAGCCTGTTGAACGCGTTCAAATTGATGTACCAGAAGAGCACACTGGCTCTATCATGGAATCAATGGGCGCAAGAAAAGGTGAAATGATTGACATGATCAATAATGGTAACGGTCAAGTTCGCCTGATCTTTACAGTGCCATCACGTGGTTTAATCGGATATACAACTGAATTTCTTTCATTAACTCGTGGTTTTGGTATTTTAAACCATACGTTTGACAGCTATCAGCCAATGCAGTCTGGCCAAGTTGGCGGACGCCGTCAAGGTGTACTTGTTTCAATGGAAACAGGTAAAGCGACTGCTTACGGAATCCAAGGCGTTGAAGAGCGCGGTGTGATCTTCGTTGAGCCGGGTACTGAAGTATACCAAGGAATGATTGTTGGTGAGCATAACCGTGAGAACGATCTTGTTGTCAACGTGAGCCGTATGAAACAACAAACAAACGTACGTTCAGCGACGAAAGATCAAACGGTGAGCATGAAGAAACCACGTATTATGTCACTTGAGGAATCTCTTGAGTACTTGAATGAAGACGAATACTGTGAGGTTACACCTGAATCAATTCGTTTAAGAAAGAAAATTTTAGATAAAAACGAACGTGAGAAAGCAGCGAAGAAGAAAAAGCTAGCAGGATTATCGTAA
- a CDS encoding YlaH-like family protein — protein MLFRVDENPQTGMWLLYGTILVLAIIVFKLGFARRLPILKALVIYLFLIFGCTFLTFLGIFLPVAEGLVVAAAILIIYKIRLHRAKKEGRVNT, from the coding sequence ATGCTGTTTCGTGTCGATGAAAATCCGCAAACAGGGATGTGGCTCCTATATGGTACCATCCTTGTTTTAGCGATTATTGTTTTTAAGCTCGGCTTTGCTAGACGTTTACCGATTTTAAAAGCACTCGTGATTTACTTGTTTTTGATTTTTGGCTGCACGTTTCTCACATTTCTAGGAATCTTTCTGCCAGTAGCGGAAGGCCTAGTCGTGGCAGCTGCCATTTTGATTATTTATAAAATACGGCTGCATCGTGCAAAAAAAGAAGGAAGAGTGAATACGTAA
- a CDS encoding YlaI family protein yields MRVKCSLCEKLETIDDDTLVAKRLRNRPIHTYMCDDCQERIKVKTEARIKTGRFSLYQDPATKEKKKKKGKKEQKT; encoded by the coding sequence ATGAGAGTGAAGTGCTCATTATGTGAGAAGCTTGAAACCATTGATGATGATACACTCGTTGCTAAGCGGTTAAGAAATCGACCGATTCATACATATATGTGCGATGACTGTCAGGAACGCATTAAAGTAAAGACAGAAGCACGCATCAAAACTGGCAGATTCTCTCTTTATCAAGATCCTGCGACGAAAGAGAAAAAGAAGAAAAAAGGAAAAAAAGAACAAAAGACATAA
- a CDS encoding YhcN/YlaJ family sporulation lipoprotein — MRLFMTLFMIQAIILLGACQQQEKPEALDKQDGRQHVVRVSDSTKKKTNQARSSTDVAQHLVKVTENVADVNDATAIVIGRYAVVGIDVKDDLDRSKVETIKYSVAKALKNDPEGANAVVVADPDTVSRLKEMGKEIQAGRPVSGIMDELAAIVGRVMPEMPRNEIDRHEKDPTNEPNDQLKQNDQKQLDKHQNDQSNHHMNQKK; from the coding sequence ATGCGACTATTTATGACATTATTCATGATTCAAGCCATCATTCTGTTGGGCGCTTGCCAGCAGCAGGAAAAGCCAGAAGCACTGGACAAGCAAGATGGACGCCAGCACGTAGTACGGGTGTCAGACTCAACAAAGAAAAAGACCAATCAAGCCCGGTCATCCACAGATGTTGCGCAGCATCTTGTCAAAGTGACAGAGAACGTAGCAGATGTCAATGATGCAACGGCGATCGTCATCGGCCGCTATGCTGTTGTTGGTATTGATGTAAAAGATGATTTAGATAGAAGCAAAGTAGAAACCATTAAATATTCAGTTGCAAAAGCGCTGAAAAATGACCCAGAAGGTGCGAATGCTGTTGTAGTCGCTGATCCGGATACAGTCAGCCGGTTAAAAGAAATGGGCAAAGAAATACAAGCAGGCCGTCCTGTAAGTGGTATTATGGATGAACTAGCTGCCATTGTCGGCCGCGTGATGCCAGAGATGCCGAGAAATGAAATCGATCGTCACGAAAAAGACCCGACGAATGAGCCAAATGATCAGCTCAAACAAAACGATCAAAAGCAGTTAGACAAACATCAAAATGATCAATCAAACCATCATATGAATCAGAAGAAATAA
- a CDS encoding PhoH family protein, whose amino-acid sequence MSKIYVLDTNVLLQDPNSIFSFEDNEVVIPAVVLEEVDSKKRYMDEVGQNARRVSRLIDGLRSKGKLHEKITLESKGTLRIELNHRSFHELQEIFIEKTNDNRILAVAKNLSLEEETKPHGRPVILVSKDVLVRVKADAIGLQAEDFLSDRVLQNEDIDNGYHELYIPTEQLNTFYKQNQLPIKEVTSAPFNPHQFVIMKGNEGGSALGMLDLKAEHVKRLVYDQEYIWGIRPKNVQQTMALELLLRRDIPLVTLIGKAGTGKTLLALAAGLMQTEDLGMFKKLIVARSIVPVGKDLGYLPGEKEEKLRPWMQPIYDNLEFLFNTKKPGELDAILAGIGSIQVEALTYIRGRSIPDQFIIIDEAQNLTKHEVKTLLTRVGEGSKIVLMGDPEQIDHPYLDSLNNGLTYVIERFKGQQISGHVKLVKGERSGLAQLAADLL is encoded by the coding sequence CTGAGTAAAATTTATGTATTAGACACAAATGTGTTATTACAGGATCCGAATTCAATCTTTTCATTTGAAGACAACGAGGTCGTCATACCAGCCGTTGTGTTAGAAGAAGTAGACTCGAAAAAGAGATATATGGACGAGGTTGGGCAAAATGCCCGGCGTGTCTCACGCTTAATCGACGGTTTAAGATCGAAAGGGAAACTGCATGAAAAAATTACACTAGAATCAAAAGGGACGCTGCGCATTGAACTGAATCACCGCTCCTTCCATGAGCTTCAAGAAATTTTTATTGAAAAAACGAACGATAATCGGATTTTGGCAGTCGCGAAAAATTTGAGCTTAGAGGAAGAAACAAAACCTCATGGCCGGCCTGTCATTTTGGTCAGCAAGGATGTCTTAGTGCGGGTAAAGGCGGATGCTATAGGGCTTCAAGCAGAAGACTTCTTAAGTGACCGTGTTCTGCAAAATGAAGACATCGATAATGGCTATCATGAGCTCTACATTCCGACTGAGCAATTGAATACATTTTATAAGCAAAATCAATTACCAATAAAAGAGGTCACAAGTGCACCATTCAACCCTCATCAATTTGTCATCATGAAGGGAAATGAAGGCGGTTCTGCTTTAGGAATGCTTGATCTAAAGGCAGAGCATGTGAAACGTCTCGTTTATGATCAAGAGTATATTTGGGGAATCCGTCCAAAAAATGTCCAGCAGACGATGGCACTCGAGCTGCTTTTGCGCCGTGACATTCCGCTCGTGACGCTGATCGGAAAAGCGGGGACTGGTAAAACATTGCTTGCACTTGCTGCCGGATTAATGCAGACAGAGGACCTCGGTATGTTTAAAAAATTGATCGTGGCGCGCTCAATCGTACCTGTTGGGAAAGACTTAGGCTACTTGCCAGGAGAAAAGGAAGAAAAGCTCAGACCATGGATGCAGCCGATCTATGACAACCTAGAGTTTTTATTTAATACAAAAAAGCCTGGTGAGCTTGATGCGATTTTGGCGGGAATTGGATCTATTCAAGTCGAAGCATTAACGTATATCCGGGGAAGAAGTATACCTGATCAATTTATTATCATTGATGAGGCGCAGAATTTAACAAAGCACGAGGTGAAAACATTATTAACGCGAGTCGGAGAAGGAAGTAAAATTGTGCTGATGGGAGATCCAGAGCAGATTGATCATCCTTATTTAGACAGCTTAAATAATGGGCTTACGTATGTGATCGAGCGGTTCAAAGGACAGCAAATCTCTGGACATGTCAAGCTTGTCAAAGGAGAAAGGTCTGGACTTGCACAGCTTGCCGCTGATTTGCTATAG
- the glsA gene encoding glutaminase A produces the protein MACRDNEELQRFVEEAKKVAKDGQVASYIPALGKADQTDLSVAVYHVSNTCHSAGDVDKRFTLQSISKVLALALVLSEEGPKKVFQFVGQEPTGDPFNSMIKLETASPNKPLNPMINAGALAVTSLIRGATPQDQLSRLLGFIRELANDKSITYCKETAASEFETSMINRAMCYYMKQYHIIRGNVEEVMDVYTKQCAIMMNSLDLAKIACVFSLDGRHPETGKQILSKDVARICKTFMVTCGMYNASGEFAINIGIPAKSGVSGGIMGAAPYDFGIGIFGPALDEKGNSIAGIKLLELMSEKYEMSIF, from the coding sequence ATGGCATGTCGCGACAATGAAGAGCTTCAGCGATTTGTAGAAGAAGCAAAAAAAGTGGCCAAAGATGGTCAAGTAGCATCCTATATTCCCGCACTCGGCAAAGCGGATCAGACGGATTTATCTGTGGCTGTGTATCATGTGAGTAATACGTGCCACTCGGCAGGAGATGTAGATAAACGGTTTACTCTTCAAAGCATTTCAAAAGTATTAGCACTTGCGCTCGTGCTCTCAGAAGAAGGACCAAAAAAAGTATTTCAATTTGTTGGACAAGAACCAACAGGTGACCCGTTTAATTCGATGATCAAACTGGAAACAGCGAGCCCGAATAAACCGCTGAATCCAATGATTAATGCAGGGGCGCTCGCAGTCACGAGTTTAATCAGAGGAGCGACTCCGCAAGATCAGCTGAGCCGTTTGCTTGGCTTCATTAGAGAGCTGGCAAATGACAAAAGCATTACATACTGCAAAGAAACAGCTGCCTCCGAATTTGAGACATCCATGATTAACCGGGCGATGTGCTATTATATGAAGCAATATCATATTATTAGAGGGAACGTAGAAGAAGTCATGGACGTCTATACGAAACAATGTGCCATCATGATGAACAGCTTGGATTTGGCGAAAATTGCTTGTGTTTTTTCATTAGACGGCAGACATCCAGAGACGGGTAAGCAGATTCTTTCGAAAGATGTCGCTAGAATTTGTAAAACCTTTATGGTGACGTGCGGCATGTACAATGCGAGCGGAGAATTTGCCATTAACATCGGAATTCCTGCAAAAAGTGGTGTCTCAGGCGGTATTATGGGGGCGGCACCATATGATTTTGGGATCGGTATCTTCGGTCCTGCTCTGGATGAAAAAGGGAATAGTATTGCTGGGATTAAGCTGCTTGAGCTGATGAGTGAAAAATACGAGATGAGTATCTTTTAA
- a CDS encoding YlaN family protein, protein MASEILVDHRQKALALLKLDADKILKLIQVQMDNLTMPQCPLYEEVLDTQMFGLSREIDFAVRLGLVDQHEGKKLLDKLERELSALHDAFTKK, encoded by the coding sequence TTGGCGTCAGAAATTTTAGTCGATCATCGGCAAAAAGCACTGGCTTTATTAAAATTGGATGCAGATAAAATTTTAAAATTGATCCAAGTGCAAATGGACAACTTAACGATGCCGCAATGTCCTCTTTATGAAGAGGTTTTAGATACTCAAATGTTCGGATTATCGAGAGAAATTGATTTTGCTGTCCGGCTTGGATTAGTTGATCAACATGAAGGTAAGAAACTACTCGATAAACTTGAGAGAGAGCTTTCCGCACTTCATGATGCGTTCACAAAAAAATAA
- the ftsW gene encoding putative lipid II flippase FtsW translates to MLKRMLKSYDYSLLFAIILISAFGLVMVYSSSMITSVIRYDAAPDNFFKKQLLFMIVGAVILFFTALVPYQLFSNKKFQIGMLLLSVFSLIYVYFGGHIAGNARSWIKIGPFSLQPAEFVKIVVIIYLAAVYAKKQHYIDHILRGVTPPIVIVSILCGFIILQPDYGTAFIIGMIALAMILCSGFSGKTLAKLLALFSAVMVVVTPFIILFWDKIFTQNRLGRFESFQDPFKDAGATGHQLINSYYAIGSGGFFGLGLGESVQKYGYLPEPHTDFIMAIISEELGFFGVFFVLALLGFIVVKGFYIARKCEDPFGSLLAIGISSMIAIQTCINLGGVSGLIPITGVTLPFISYGGSSIILLSGCMGILLNISMFTEYKERYKKKKSMSKPSVQKNGLQKTLNL, encoded by the coding sequence ATGTTAAAGAGAATGCTAAAATCGTATGACTACTCATTATTGTTCGCCATTATCTTAATTAGCGCATTCGGTTTGGTCATGGTGTATAGCTCAAGTATGATTACATCTGTGATCAGATACGATGCCGCACCAGATAATTTTTTTAAGAAACAGCTTTTATTTATGATCGTTGGAGCGGTCATCTTGTTCTTTACAGCACTAGTTCCATATCAGCTGTTTTCAAATAAGAAATTCCAGATCGGTATGCTGCTGCTATCAGTGTTTTCACTCATCTATGTGTACTTTGGCGGTCATATTGCAGGGAACGCAAGAAGCTGGATCAAAATAGGCCCATTTAGTCTTCAGCCAGCGGAATTTGTGAAGATTGTCGTCATTATCTATCTTGCTGCTGTGTATGCAAAAAAGCAGCATTATATTGATCATATTTTAAGAGGAGTCACACCTCCCATCGTGATTGTCTCGATCTTATGCGGATTTATCATTTTGCAGCCAGACTATGGGACAGCCTTTATCATTGGCATGATTGCTCTCGCGATGATTTTATGCTCAGGGTTTAGCGGGAAAACACTTGCGAAGCTGCTGGCGCTATTTAGTGCCGTGATGGTCGTCGTGACCCCATTTATTATTCTTTTTTGGGATAAAATTTTCACGCAAAATCGTCTCGGGCGTTTTGAGAGTTTCCAAGATCCATTTAAAGATGCAGGGGCGACTGGACATCAATTGATTAATTCCTATTACGCTATTGGATCAGGCGGCTTTTTTGGACTGGGTCTAGGAGAAAGCGTTCAAAAGTACGGATATCTTCCAGAGCCGCATACAGATTTTATCATGGCGATCATTTCAGAAGAGCTTGGCTTTTTCGGTGTATTTTTTGTTCTCGCTCTCCTTGGCTTCATCGTTGTGAAAGGTTTTTATATTGCAAGAAAGTGTGAAGATCCATTTGGAAGTTTGCTTGCAATAGGAATTTCCTCCATGATTGCGATCCAAACATGCATTAATTTAGGCGGTGTTTCAGGTCTGATTCCGATTACAGGGGTCACACTTCCATTTATCAGCTACGGGGGATCGTCCATCATTTTACTTAGCGGCTGTATGGGAATATTGCTGAATATCAGCATGTTTACTGAATATAAAGAGCGTTACAAAAAGAAAAAATCAATGAGCAAGCCATCAGTTCAAAAAAATGGATTGCAGAAAACTTTGAATCTTTAG